The genomic stretch GGTTCCGGCTAATACATCTGTCAGAGACGCTCACGCCAGAGCGCGGTATCGCCAGCATGGTGCGGGCGCTGGAGCGGCTTGACGACCGGTTCGAGCTGATTCTTGGTGGCCGATTCGTTACGGCGGCGTACGAGAACTTTATCAGGAGTCTTGCGGGCTTTCGGCGGGTGCGTTTAGTCGGCCGGGTTCCACACGAGCAGGTCTGGGATTGGTATCGCGCGAGTGATGCCGGGCTGGTCTGTCTTCTGCCGTTGCCGCGCTACCAGGCGAGTCTGCCAGTGAAGCTGTTCGAGTTTATGGCCGCCGGGCTTCCGGTAGTTGTCTCGGACTTCCCAAGATTTCGGGAGGTAGTCGCCAGAAATCGCTGCGGGTTCTGCGTTGACCCCGAAAATCCGGACGAGATTGCCGCCGCGGTCCGGTGGCTGGCGCAGGACAGAGAAATGGCGCGTGAAATGGGCGAGCACGGTCGTCAGGCTGTTGCCGAGACATACAACTGGCAACAAGACGCCCGGCGCATGCTTGAGCTGTACGACCGAATTCTGCGTTCCGGGCAGAGTGCAGCCCAGGGGCAGTCCGTGCTGGGGGTACGTCGTGTTTGACCGAGTGTTGTTCCTGGGTGCGCACACCGATGATGAATTCGGGTGTTCTGGCAGCATGGCACGGTTTCTAGCAGAAGGCAGGGATGTATTCTACTGTGCCTTCTCGCCCTGCGAAGAATCGGTCCCGGCGGGCTTTTCTAAAGACGTGTTGCGTGACGAGTGCAGGACTGCGATGGCAGTTCTTGGTGTGCCGGAAAGGAACTATCGGCTGCACTCGTTCCGGGTGAGACACCTTCCCGAACGAAGACAGGATATCCTTGAAGAACTGGTCAAGTTACGTCAGACTATCCGGCCGGACCTAGTTCTGGTGCCGGCAAGTTCCGACATCCACCAGGACCATCAGGTTGTTTACCAGGAGGGACTGCGGGCATTCAAGCACGAGACCGTGCTGGGCTACGAACTGCCCATGAACACAATTACTTTCCGACATGCCTGTTTTGTCAGACTCAATGAGGAGCACCTTGAACGTAAGCTCAGAAGTCTTGCCTGCTACGTGTCGCAGCGATTCCGGACCTACACCCAGCCGGAGTTCATCCGCGGCCTGGCCCGTGTAAGGGGCGTTCAGGCTGGGGTGGAATACGCTGAGGCGTTTGAAGTAATAAGGTGGAGCTGGAGATGAAGCAAATGGGTTCAATAGGTCCACGCAGCCAGAATTCTGGCGGACAGCCTGACATTCGGGCAGATGAAAGAGATATCAGCCCAGATGTAGAGTTCGGGCCGGACGTGAAGATTCGTTGTCGAAAAGTGAAGGTCGGTCAGGGGTGTCGTGTTGGAGTTGAGAACCGGGACAGTTTTCGGTTTGCGACCGGAGTCAGGATTGAGTGCAATGAGCTAGAGTTGAACGCCGGATGTACAATTGGACGGGCCGTGATCATCGAAGGCGGCCGGCTGCGATTTGGATGTGGGTGCCGAATCGGACCCGGAACGGCCATCCGGGTCAATGATGAGCTTACCTTGGACAAATTATGTCAGCTCGGCGTGGAGAATGTAGTTGAGGGTCGGAAAATCAGCATCGGCCGTGAACTATGGACCGGGCCGCAGGTAAGAATCGGCGGCGGCTCATGCTTCGAGATTCAGTCAGAGCTAGTAATGGGTTACTGGTGTCATCTTGGCATGCGGGTGTTCGTAAACACTGCTCGCAAGGTGACCATCGGGAACGAGGTGGGCATTGGAACTGGCAGTGCAATCTTTACCCATGGTGCGTATCAGTCTCCGCTAAACGGATACCCGGTCAGCTTCGCACCGGTTGAGATTGAAGACAATTGTTGGATTCCAGGAGCGGTCATAACCCCGGGGGTGAAGATCGGCCGGGCTGCGGTCATCGGCGTCGGCTCAGTGGTCACGAGGGATATACCAGCCGGAAGTTTAGCCGCCGGCGTGCCGTGCCGGGTGATAAGCGAAGGTGTTTTTCCGCGTCCGCTCACTACGGACGAACGCAGGACATTTCTTGGACGGTTTCTCGAAGCCAGCGGCCCGGTGCTGGCCGATATGCTCTGCAGCTCAAGGTTCGAGATCCTGGGCACGAGTCTGAAGCTACCCGGCCTGGCCGAGGTTGAGGCCGACGGCGAATGGCTAGTCGTTCGATCGAACCAGGGAGATGATACGCGGTTTGATTTCCGTGCCCGGACCGTAACCGGGCCCGCAGATCAGTTGACTGAGAAACTGCGTGACCTATTGCGTCGGTACGGGATCCGTTTCTTTGCCGAGGTATGTAGCGGTAGGTATCGTGATTGGAGGCAGAGCTGAGCGAGCCATATCGCCTGCCGCTGGTTAGCCTGGTAATGCCGGGTCGGAACGAGGAGAAAACAATCAGGCAGGTCATCTGGTCTGTACTCAGACAGGACTACCCCCACGACCGGATGGAGTTTCTGTTCGTGGACGGCATGAGCACCGATAGTACGCGACGCATCGTTGAGCAGCTTGCCCCGCGCTCTGCGCTGGGAATCCGG from candidate division WOR-3 bacterium encodes the following:
- a CDS encoding PIG-L deacetylase family protein, encoding MQPRGSPCWGYVVFDRVLFLGAHTDDEFGCSGSMARFLAEGRDVFYCAFSPCEESVPAGFSKDVLRDECRTAMAVLGVPERNYRLHSFRVRHLPERRQDILEELVKLRQTIRPDLVLVPASSDIHQDHQVVYQEGLRAFKHETVLGYELPMNTITFRHACFVRLNEEHLERKLRSLACYVSQRFRTYTQPEFIRGLARVRGVQAGVEYAEAFEVIRWSWR